A stretch of DNA from Paracoccus methylovorus:
CCCTTCGGCGGCGGACAGGAAGCTGTCGCCCGGCACCTTGCGCTCTTGCTTGAGCTGTTCCAGCCGCGCGGCCGCCTCGTCGCGCGGCATGGGGCCAAGCGCGATGCCGACCCAGCCGTCCGTCAGCGGAAAGGTCACGACGTCGGGGAATTGCGCGCTCCAGCCTTCGGCACTGGCATGGGCGGCGTCGCTGCCGCGCTTGGCCTCGATGCGGATCACCACATCCTCGGCCTGCGCTGCCGTGACGAAGGCAAGCGGCAGAGCCGTTCCAATGACGAATGCAAAGCGCCGCATGGGCATGTCCCTCTCATTGACCCTGCGCCGCCCTCTGCCTAGAAGGCGGCAGACATTTCCTGCCAGTTATGCCGAAGGACGCAGAGATGACCAGCCCAAAGGACGGCCAAGTGGCGAAACCCGTTTGCTTTCAGGACGTGCTCCTGCGGCTGCAAACCTATTGGGCGGCACAGGGCTGCGCGGTGTTGCAACCCTATGACATGGAGGTCGGCGCCGGCACCTTCCACCCCGCGACCACCCTGCGCAGTCTGGGTGCGCGACCATGGGCCGCGGCCTATGTCCAGCCTTCGCGCCGCCCGACCGACGGGCGCTATGGCGAGAACCCGAACCGCCTGCAGCACTATTACCAGTATCAGGTCATCATCAAACCTTCGCCGCCGAACCTGCAGGAGCTTTATCTGGGCAGCCTCAAGGCAATCGGCCTTGATCCGATGATCCACGATGTCCGGTTCGTCGAGGACGACTGGGAAAGCCCGACGCTGGGCGCCTGGGGGCTGGGCTGGGAGGTCTGGTGCGACGGGATGGAGGTTAGCCAGTTCACCTATTTCCAGCAGGTCGGCGGGCACGATTGCCGTCCGGTTTCCGGCGAGCTGACCTATGGTCTGGAACGGTTGGCCATGTATGTGCTGGGGGTCGAGCATGTCATGGACATGCCTTTCAACCCGCCCGGCAGCCCGATCCCGCTGACCTATGGCGATGTGTTCCGTCAGGCCGAGCGTGAATATTCCCGCTGGAACTTCGAGCAGGCCGATACGGACATGCTGTTTCAGCACTTCAAGGACGCCGAGGCGGAATGCGACCGCATCCTGACCGCCGCCGAGACCGACAGCGCCGGCCGACGTATCCCGATGGCGCATCCCGCCTATGACCAGACGATCAAGGCCAGCCACCTGTTCAACCTTCTGGATGCGCGGGGCGTGATCTCGGTCACGGAACGTCAGGCCTATATCGGTCGCGTGCGCGCATTGGCGAAACGCTGCGCCGATCTGTTCGTCACAACCGAAGCGGCGGGTGTAGCTGCGGGAGAGGCGGTATGAGCTCGGGCAAGATCGTCGTTTCGATGCTGGTGCTGGTGGCCTTCCTGACCGGCTTTGCCGTGTGGTATTTGCAAGTATACGGCTTTTACGAAGAGATGGATGAAATCCAGGGCGCGCAACAGGTCGTCGTCACCGACGCGCAAGGCGTGGTCCACCCGGTCACCATCGGGCAGTTCCGGGCCATCGACGCCACAAGCTCGCCTATCCGCTACCGCGCCTGCTTTATGCTGGATCCGGCCCAGGTCGCGGATGCCGCACCCTATCCCGATGCGACGCCGCTGAACGGGCCGGGGTGGTTCAAATGCTATTCCGCCAAGGCGCTGACCGCCGATCTGGAATCGGGCGCGGCGCGTGCCGTGCTGGGGCAAAGCGAAATCCGCCCCGATGTGGATCTGGTGATCGCGGTCTATCCCGATGGCCGGGCCTTCGGCTGGCACCAATACAACGACAAGACCCCCGAACGCGGAGTGATGGACTGATGCCCGACCTTCTGATCGAGCTTTTCTCGGAGGAGATCCCGGCGCGGATGCAGACCCGCGCCCGTGAGGATCTGAAGAAACTCGTCACCGACGGGCTGGTCGAGGCCGGCCTGACCTATAAATCGGCCGGCGCCTTCAGCACGCCCCGCCGGCTGGTGCTGACCATCGAGGACCTGACGGAGCAAAGCCCCACGACTCGGGAAGAGCGCAAGGGCCCACGCGTCGATGCGCCCGAAGCCGCGCTCGAGGGGTTTTTGCGCTCGACCGGCCTGACCCGAGATCAGCTCAAGGCGCGGGACGACAAAAAGGGACAGGTCTGGTTTGCCACCGTCGTGAAACCCGGCCGGGCTGCCGCCGAGATCGCGGCCGAGGTGCTTGAGGCGACGATCCGCAACTTCCCGTGGCCGAAATCCATGCGCTGGGGCTCGGGCAACCTGCGTTGGGTGCGGCCGCTGCATTCTATCATCTGCCTGCTCAGCAACGAAACCGGCGCAAGCGTGGTGCCGCTGGAGATCGAGGGCATAAGCGCCGGCAACACCACCCGCGGCCATCGCTTCATGGCCCCGGACCGGATTACGGTGTCGGGCTTTGAGGATTATGCCGCCAAGCTGCGCCGCGCCCGCGTCATGCTGGACCCAGCCGAACGCGAAGCCGCGATCCGGCAAGAGGCGGCGAACCTTGCCTTTGCCCGGGGATGGGAAATCGTGCCGGATGACGGCCTGCTTGCTGAGGTCGCGGGCCTCGTCGAATGGCCGGTGCCGCTGATGGGCGCCATCGAAGAGCGGTTCCTGTCGCTGCCCCCCGAGGTGCTGCAAACCTCGATGAAGGAACACCAGAAGTTCTTCTCGGCCCGCAATCCCAAAACCGGGCGCATCGAAGGCTTCGTCACCGTGGCGAATATCGAAACGCCGGATCAGGGCGAAACCATCCTCAGGGGCAACCAGCGCGTGCTTGCCGCCCGTCTGTCGGATGCGGCATTCTTCTGGGAAAACGACCTGCGCGAGGCCAAGGCCGGGATGCAGGACTGGGCTGAGGGGCTCAAGCACGTCACCTTCCAAAGCAAGCTTGGCTCTCAGGCCGACCGTATCGCGCGCATCGCCGCGCTGGCGCGTGAAATCGCACCGCTTGTCGGGGCGGATGCGGAACAGGCGGAACAGGCAGCGCGGGTGGCGAAACTCGACCTGCGCTCGGCCATGGTCGGCGAGTTCCCGGAACTGCAAGGCACCATGGGCCGCTATTATGCACTGAATGCCGGCGTGCCCGAGCCCGTCGCCGATGCCGCCCGCGACCATTACTCGCCGCTCGGCCCCGCGGACGCGGTGCCTTCGGCCCCGGTCTCGGTCGCGGTGGCGCTGGCCGACAAGCTGGACACGTTGACCGGCTTCTGGGCCATCGACGAAAAGCCCACCGGCTCGAAAGACCCCTTCGCGCTGCGCCGTGCTGCGCTTGGTGTGATCCGGCTGGTGCTGGTGAACGGGGTGCGCGCCGATCTTGGCAAGGTTCTTGCCCAAGCCTATCCGGGTGCCGATGCGGCGGATCTGCTCGCCTTCTTCCACGACCGGCTCAAGGTCCACCTGCGGGATCAGGGTATCCGCCATGACGTCATCGATGCCGTGCTGGCGATGCCCGGCAACGACGACCTCGTCCTGCTGGTCAACCGCGCCACTGCGCTTTCGGATGTGCTGGGAACCAAGGACGGTCCCAACCTGCTGCAAGGGCTCAAGCGCGCCTCGAACATCCTCAGCCAGGCCGAGGAAAAGGATGGCGTCGAATACAGCTTCGGCGCCGATCCGAAATTCGCCGAAACCGCGGAGGAACGCGCGCTGTTCGTGGCACTGGACAGGGCCGAACCGGCCATACGCGATGCCGTGGCACGCGAGGACTTCCCCGCCGCCATGACTGCCATCGCCAGCCTGCGCGCTCCGATCGACGCCTTTTTCGAAGCGGTCCAGATCAATGCCGACAACCAGATCCTGCGCCGCAATCGGTTGAATCTGCTGTCCCGCATTCGCGATGCAGGCCGCTTGATTGCTGATTTCGGCAGGGTCGAGGGTTGATCGGCTTCTTTCGTGTCAAAATATCCCGGGGGAACGCTCCTGCGGCCCCGTCGAGGGGCCGCAGGAGCGTGGGGGCAGCGCCCCCGTTTCGGTCGGCGGTTGAGTGACCGCCATCTTGGTCCGGCTGGCACTGTCGCAGGGGTATTTGGCAACGAAGAAGCGGGTGGCGTTCGATCCTCATCCACCGCCGTTCTTCGCACTTGCAGCAATGCAGTGCCCGTGCCTAATGTGACGGCATCATGACCGCGCTGACAGATCCCGGAGCCATCGTCGAAATCACCCCCTCGGCGGGGGTCGAGACCGCGCGTCACGGCTGGCGCGCGAAATGCCTGCAACGACTGATCCGCATGGAATTGCCGGTGCCGACAAGCTTTGCCCTGTCGGCCGAGGCGGTGCGCGCCATTGCCGGCGGCCATATGCCAGACCGCGCATGTCTGGCCGCGATCATCGAGCGGGCTGACGGGCTGATCAGCGTCCGACCTTCGGCGGTGAATCCGGCATGGGGCGGGCCGGGAACGGTGCTGAATGTCGGTATCAACCACGAGCGCCACGCCCGGCTGGTGAAAAGCCGGGGCAAGGCGGCGGCGGATGCGATCTATCTGGGTTTCGTGCAGTCCTATGCGATCCATGTCGCCCGGCTGGACCCGGACATGTTCTCGGACAGCGACGGTGGGCTCGAGGCCGCGCTGCGTGCCTATGAGGATGAGACCGACGAGGAATTTCCCCAGGACCCCGCCCGCCAACTGGCCGAGGTGCTGCGCTCGATGGCGCGTGCCTGGGATGGACCGACGGCGCGGCTGTTGCGTCAGGCAAAGGGTGCGCCCGCCATCGCGCCCTTGGGCTTGGTGGTGCAGGACATGGCGCTGGCCATCGGGCCGGGGGTTACCGGCTCGGGGACCATTCAGTTCACCGACAGCGTGACCGGCGCCCCGCGCATCACTGGCCGCTTTCGTGGCCAGACCCAGGGTCGCTCCAAGGGCGAGGGGGCGGAAACGCTTTATTTGACCCGCGACCCCCGCGGCCCTTCGCTGGAGGAGGCCGCGCCCGAGGTGTTCGCCGATCTGGTCCGATTTGGCGTGGCTGCCCGCGAACGCCTGCGCGAAGAGATGCAGATCGAATTCGTCGTCTCGGACAGCCGGCTTTCGATCATCGATGCAGTGCGGCTGCAACGCAGTTCGCGCGCCAGCGTGCGCATCGCCGTCACGCTGGTCCGCGACGGCATCATCTCGCCGGAAGAGGCAGTGATGCGGGTCGAGCCACGGGCGCTGTCCGATCTGCTGCACCATCAGGTCGATCCGCGCGCGCCCCGCGACGTCATCGCGCGCGGCATCAACGCCAGCCCCGGCGCTGCGACCGGCCGTATCGTCTTTACGGCCGCCGCTGCTCAGGCCGCGCAAGCGCGGGGCGACCGCTGCGTGCTGGTGCGTCGCGAAACCGTGCCCGAGGACATCCGCGGCATGCATGCCGCAGTCGCTGTGCTGACCGAACGCGGGGGGATGACCAGCCACGCGGCGGTGATCGCCCGCGGTATCGGTCTGCCCTGTATCGTCGGCGCCAGCGACATCTCGATCGACGCCCGCGCGCGCACCCTGCTTGTCGGCAGGCGAATGTTCCACGAGGGCGAGGAAATTACCATTGACGGGACCTCGGGCGAGGTGCTGGCGGGTGCCGCCGAGATGCTGGAACCCGCGCTGGATGACAGTTTCACCCAGCTTCTGGAATGGGCCGACGCGCATTGCCGCATTTCGGTCCGCGCCAATGCCGACACGCCCGAGGACGCCCGCACCGCGCGCATGTTCAATGCGCAGGGCATCGGGCTTTGCCGCACCGAGCATATGTTTTTCAACGACCAGCGCCTGCCAGCCATGCGCGAGATGATCTTTGCTGGCAGCCCCGAGGATCGTCGCCTGTCGCTGGAGCGTCTGTTGCCCATGCAGCGCAGCGATTTCGCGGCGCTGTTCGAGATCATGGCCGGCCTGCCGGTCACGATCCGTCTTTTCGACCCGCCGCTGCACGAGTTCTTGCCGCACGACCGCGAGGGGATGCGGGAATTGGCCGAATCGCTGGACCTGCCCTTGTCGGACGTTACCCGACGGGTCGAGGCGCTGAGCGAATTCAACCCGATGCTGGGCATGCGCGGCGTGCGGCTGGGGATTACCGTGCCGGAAATCTATGACATGCAGGCCCGGGCCATCTTCGAGGCCACTATCGAGGCCAGCCATAACGGCGATCCTGTGGTGCCCGAGATCATGATCCCGCTGGTCAGCGCCCGGCGCGAGGTCGAGCTGGTCAAGACCCGCATCGACGCCGTGGCCGCGGCCGTCCGCAATGAGACGCGCAAGGACTTTACCTATCGTCTGGGCGTCATGGTCGAAACCCCGCGTGCGGCGCTGCGCGCTGGTGATATTGCCGAGCATTCGGCCTTTTTGTCATTCGGCACCAATGACCTGACGCAGATGACATATGGGCTGTCGCGCGACGATGCGGGGCGCTTCATGGGTATCTATGTCAGCCAAGGCGTATATGCCGAGGACCCTTTTCACATTCTGGACCGTGACGGGGTGGGCGAACTTGTCGCCATCGGCACCGAACGCGCCCGCAGTCACAAGCCGGACATCACGATTTCGGTTTGCGGCGAGCACGGTGGCAACCCCGAATCCATCGCCTTCTGCCTGCGGGCCGGGGTGAACTATGTCTCGTGCTCACCCTTTCGGGTGCCGATAGCGCGTCTGGCGGCGGCGCAAGAATCGATTCTCATGGCCCGGGAAGAGGCCGAATTGCCTGCGACATCAGCGCATGGCGTTCGCGGGTTTGGGCCGGAATCTGCCCGTTAACCTTTTTCTAGTCGGCGGGTTTCCGCCAAAATCCTTTAATTTCAATCGAATCGTGCCGTTCACGTCCATGTGGGCTGGCACGCCCCGTCTTGTTTCGGGCCTTTAACCCCAGATCGCCGCCCCAAGGGTGGATCTTCCGACGAAACAAGCCGGGCGGGGCCCGGACCGAAAACAGGACCAACATGTCGATTTCGAAGTCATGGCTGGCGCGCGTTTCCGTATGTGTAGCTGTCGCTCTTTCGCCTGTCGCCACCGTTCCGGCCTTGGCCGATGGAAAGCACCAGGTCGCTTATGAAACCAAGGCCACGCGTTCGCGCGAGGCTACCGCCAAGATCAATCCGACCGATCTGCAATGCCTGACCGAGGCGCTGTATTTCGAGGCGCGCGGCGAAGGCGTGCAGGGCCAGCAAGCCGTGGCCGAGGTGATTCTGAACCGCGTGGATCATCCGCGTTTCCCCCAGACCGTTTGCGGGGTTGTGAACCAGCGCGGCCAGTTCACCTATAACAAGAACGCCCGTATCCGCGAAAAAGGTACCTTCGCCCGTGTTCAAAAGGTTGCCATGGCTGCGCTGGCAGGCGCGCCCCGCACGTTGACGAACGGCGCGACCTATTTCCATGCCCGCGGCGTCAAGCCGTCCTGGAGCAACCGTTTCGAGCGCACGATCCGGATCGGCAGCCATACTTTTTATCGTTCGGATCGTCGGCTGGCCTCGAACTGAGGCGGCGACGCAAATCTGCTGCACGATGCGCGGCCCTGTCCCTTGCGGCGGGGCCGTTTTCCTGAATACACAGGCGCTATGGAACAGCCTGATCGTATCCACCTGCGCGACTATATCCTCTCGACCGAGATCGGCGCCTTCCAGACCGAGCGGGGCCAGCCGCAACGGCTGCGCTTTAATATCGAGGTTGATCTTACCTGCCACGTCGTCGGCGTGAACGATGAGGTGGACCGGATCCTGTCCTATGACATCCTGACCGGTGCCGTCGCGGCGGGGCTGGCGGACCGCCGCTATGATCTGCTGGAAACGCTGGCCGAAAAGATCGCCGCGCAGATCCTGGCCCATCCACGCGCGGCGCAGGTCTCGGTCACGGTCGAGAAGCTGGACCGCATCCCCGGGGCGTTGGGCGTGACGCTGGTGAGACGTCAGGCACGGGTCGAGGCAGAGGCCATTCAGGCCCCGATACGCGTCATCTTTCACGGCCGCGAGCTGACGCTGCCCGAGGGTGCGGTGGCGCTGGTGCCCGACGCGCCGAACCTGCCGCTGCCGCAGGGTGGCAACGCGCGCGAGATCGAATTACTGGCGCTGGATCAGGCCGCCTGGGCGCTGGCGGGCCGTCTGGGCTTGACCGTGGCCGACAGCCGCACCGAGCTGGACTGGGCGGCGACCGAACGTCGCGCCGTCGTCTGGGCGCCGGCCCGGATGGTGCGCGACGTGGCGGGGCTTGCGGCGGACCCGATCGTTCTGGCGCCGTGGCTGGCCGAGCGGCTGGGGGCAAGCCAGCTTGACTGGGCGCTGCCTGGGGGCGTGCCCGCGCCGGCGGTGCCGGCAGGTTTCCGCGTTCCGACAGGGCGGCTTTGATCTTCGTCCTTGCATCGTCCGCGCACCGGCATAAAGACCCAAGCCATGACCGAATATTTCCGCCCAATTCCCAGTGAAACGGGCCGCTGGCAACTGGCTGGCGGCTGGGTGCGTTTCTCGCAATTCGAGCTTTTACGCCGGGGGAAGGCGCCCTGCGTCGTGGACAGCGCCCCCGAGGCCGTGCTTGCGGCGCTGACCGCGCCGCGCGCGCCGCTGCTGGGCCTGTCGTTGGAATGCCCGCGCATCATGGGTATCGTCAACACCACGCCCGACAGTTTTTCGGACGGCGGCACCTATGATGGGGCCAAGCAGGCGCGGCTTTTGGCCCGGCAGGGGGCCGAGATCCTGGACATCGGCGGCGAATCGACCCGGCCGGGCGCGCGCGAGGTGCCCGTCACCGAAGAGATCGCCCGCATCACCCCGGCCATTGCTGCAGTGCGGGGGCTGGCGGCGATCTCGGTCGATACGCGCAAGGCTGCAGTGGCGCGGGCGGCTATCGGTGCAGGCGCGGGGCTGATCAACGATGTCTCGGGCTTTGATTTCGACCCTGCCATGGCCGGGGCGGTGGCGTCGGCTGGCGTGCCGGTTTGCCTGATGCATGCGCAAGGCATTCCCGAAACCATGCAGGACAACCCGACCTATGGCGACGTGCTGCTGGATGTCTATGACGCGCTGGCAGCGCGGATTGCCCGTGCCGAAACGGCCGGCATTGCCCGCGACAGGATCGTGATCGATCCGGGCATTGGTTTTGGCAAGACGCAAGAGCATAATCTGGCCATCCTGCGGCGGATCTCGGTTTATCATGGGCTGGGCTGCGCCATTTTGCTGGGTATCTCGCGCAAGCGGTTCATCGGCAGCATCGGCGGGGCCGAGCGACCGGCGGACCGGATGGCGGGAACGCTGGCACTGACATTGGCCGGGGTCGCGCAGGGCATACAGATACACCGCGTCCATGACGTGGCAGAAACAAGGCAGGGCCTTGCCCTTTGGCGGGCCGTGACCACAGAGAAAAAATGAGCGGGGCAAGATGAGCAGGAAACTTTTCGGCACCGATGGCGTGCGGGGCCGCGCCAATACCTATCCGATGACGGCCGAGATGGCGCTGCGCCTTGGCGCCGCCGCCGGCCGCTATTTCCGCCGCAAGGGCGAGGACCACCACCGTGTCGTCATTGGCAAGGACACGCGGCTGTCGGGTTATATGCTGGAGAACGCCTTGACGGCGGGGCTGACCTCGACCGGCATGAACGTGCTGCTGCTGGGCCCGGTGCCGACGCCCGCGGTGGGGTATCTGACCCGCTCGATGCGGGCGGATGTGGGCATCATGATCTCGGCCAGCCACAATCCGGCGCATGACAACGGCATCAAGTTCTTTGGCCCGGACGGGTTCAAGCTGTCCGACGAGGCCGAGGCCGAGATCGAAGCCATCGTCGAAGGCGAGATCATCCCGTCTCAGCCCAACAACATCGGTCGCGCCAAGCGCATCGACGACGGGCGTGGGCGTTATGTCGAATATGCCAAGACCACCTTCCCATCGGGCAAGCGTCTGGACGGGCTGAAGGTCGTGGTGGATTGCGCCAATGGCGCCGCCTATCGCGCCGCCCCGGATGTGCTGTGGGAACTGGGCGCTGAGGTGATTCCGCTGGGGGTCAGCCCCAATGGCTACAACATCAACGACGGGCTGGGTTCGACCCATCCTGAAGCCTGCGCCCAAGCCGTGCTGGAACATGGCGCCGACATGGGCATCAGCCTGGACGGCGATGCGGATCGGGTGATGATCGTCGATGAAATGGGCCAGGTGGCCGATGGCGACCAGATCATGGCGCTGTTGGCCGATCGCTGGGCGACGCAAGGCCGGCTGCGCGGCGGGGCCTTGGTGGCGACCGTCATGTCGAACCTGGGCCTTGAGCGGTTTCTGCAAGGGCGCGGGTTGCGGCTGGAGCGCACTGCCGTGGGCGACCGCTATGTCGTCGAACGGATGCGCGGTGCGGGCTTCAACCTTGGCGGCGAGCAATCGGGGCATATCGTGATGACCGATTACGCCACCACCGGCGATGGGCTGATCGCCAGCCTGCAATTTCTGGCGGCGATGTCGGATAGTGGCAAGCGCGCCTCGGAACTGGTGGCGCAGTTCGAGCCGGTGCCGCAGTTGCTGAAGAATGTGCGCTATGCCGTCGGCGCCGATCCGCTGTCCAAGGACAGCGTGCAGGCCGAGATCGCCCGGGCCGAGGCGCGGTTAGACGGTTGTGGCCGGGTGCTGATCCGCAAGTCCGGCACCGAGCCGCTGATCCGTGTCATGGCCGAGGCCGAGGACGAAACCGTCCTGCGCGAGGTGGTGGATAATATCGTCGCGGCGGTCGAAAAAGCCGCCTGAATGGTGCCCTTGTCTGCGCTGGCGCGCTTGTGGTGGCCTTGGCATGGGTATTTAGGCAACGAAGAAAGCCGGACGTCGCCCTGTTACACGGCTGTCGGGTCGTAGTCGTAGAGCCAGCCGAAACGTTCGATCAACCGCGTGGGCGCCAGGCGCGACACCGCGCGCAGTCCGGCATGTGCCACTGCACGGGTCGGTCCGCGCAGGTGGTAGTTGCGGGCGTTGGCATTGGCCGCAGCGACAATGCGCTGGCAGCGGGGCTGGCGCAGGGATTGGAACCGCGCCAGTGCGGTCTTTTGATCGGGCCCGGCGTCGAGGCAGGCGGCCAGCACCCATGCGTCCTCGATCGCCATGACCGCGCCTTGCGCCATGAAGGGCAGGGTGGGATGCGCCGCATCGCCGATCAGGGCGCGGTTTCCGTCCTGCCAATGCGCCGCGACCGGGTGGCGGTGGAGGCCCCAGATGCCAACCTGCTGGACCTGCGCCAGCCAGCCCGGGACGGGACCGCCGAAACGGGCAAAAGCTGCGCATAAATCCGCAGGATCGCCGGGGATCGACCAGCCCTCTGCCTGCCAATCGGGACGTTCGACCACGGCGACGATGTTGCGCTGGCCAAAGCCCAGCGGATAGCTGACCAGATGCCGGCCCGGTCCCATGAAGACCTGCGCCATCGGCGGCGCATCGGCTTCGCAGGGAACAAGCGCCCGCCAGGCGGTCTGCCCGGTGAAAAAAGGCGTCTCAACGCCGTTCAGAAGCGGGCGCAGGCGGCTTT
This window harbors:
- the glyS gene encoding glycine--tRNA ligase subunit beta yields the protein MPDLLIELFSEEIPARMQTRAREDLKKLVTDGLVEAGLTYKSAGAFSTPRRLVLTIEDLTEQSPTTREERKGPRVDAPEAALEGFLRSTGLTRDQLKARDDKKGQVWFATVVKPGRAAAEIAAEVLEATIRNFPWPKSMRWGSGNLRWVRPLHSIICLLSNETGASVVPLEIEGISAGNTTRGHRFMAPDRITVSGFEDYAAKLRRARVMLDPAEREAAIRQEAANLAFARGWEIVPDDGLLAEVAGLVEWPVPLMGAIEERFLSLPPEVLQTSMKEHQKFFSARNPKTGRIEGFVTVANIETPDQGETILRGNQRVLAARLSDAAFFWENDLREAKAGMQDWAEGLKHVTFQSKLGSQADRIARIAALAREIAPLVGADAEQAEQAARVAKLDLRSAMVGEFPELQGTMGRYYALNAGVPEPVADAARDHYSPLGPADAVPSAPVSVAVALADKLDTLTGFWAIDEKPTGSKDPFALRRAALGVIRLVLVNGVRADLGKVLAQAYPGADAADLLAFFHDRLKVHLRDQGIRHDVIDAVLAMPGNDDLVLLVNRATALSDVLGTKDGPNLLQGLKRASNILSQAEEKDGVEYSFGADPKFAETAEERALFVALDRAEPAIRDAVAREDFPAAMTAIASLRAPIDAFFEAVQINADNQILRRNRLNLLSRIRDAGRLIADFGRVEG
- a CDS encoding dihydroneopterin aldolase, with the protein product MEQPDRIHLRDYILSTEIGAFQTERGQPQRLRFNIEVDLTCHVVGVNDEVDRILSYDILTGAVAAGLADRRYDLLETLAEKIAAQILAHPRAAQVSVTVEKLDRIPGALGVTLVRRQARVEAEAIQAPIRVIFHGRELTLPEGAVALVPDAPNLPLPQGGNAREIELLALDQAAWALAGRLGLTVADSRTELDWAATERRAVVWAPARMVRDVAGLAADPIVLAPWLAERLGASQLDWALPGGVPAPAVPAGFRVPTGRL
- a CDS encoding glycine--tRNA ligase subunit alpha → MTSPKDGQVAKPVCFQDVLLRLQTYWAAQGCAVLQPYDMEVGAGTFHPATTLRSLGARPWAAAYVQPSRRPTDGRYGENPNRLQHYYQYQVIIKPSPPNLQELYLGSLKAIGLDPMIHDVRFVEDDWESPTLGAWGLGWEVWCDGMEVSQFTYFQQVGGHDCRPVSGELTYGLERLAMYVLGVEHVMDMPFNPPGSPIPLTYGDVFRQAEREYSRWNFEQADTDMLFQHFKDAEAECDRILTAAETDSAGRRIPMAHPAYDQTIKASHLFNLLDARGVISVTERQAYIGRVRALAKRCADLFVTTEAAGVAAGEAV
- a CDS encoding FAD-dependent oxidoreductase, translated to MSGLKQHTVTIIGAGVAGLTAACALAQRGAQVTVLERAGALREVGAGLQISPNAVRVLAALGLESRFRAISVPSERVELCDSAGRLVARLDLARYRPQDAFRLVHRARLVAMLEEAARESGVHIKLDHEVTDLPQVALLIGADGVKSRLRPLLNGVETPFFTGQTAWRALVPCEADAPPMAQVFMGPGRHLVSYPLGFGQRNIVAVVERPDWQAEGWSIPGDPADLCAAFARFGGPVPGWLAQVQQVGIWGLHRHPVAAHWQDGNRALIGDAAHPTLPFMAQGAVMAIEDAWVLAACLDAGPDQKTALARFQSLRQPRCQRIVAAANANARNYHLRGPTRAVAHAGLRAVSRLAPTRLIERFGWLYDYDPTAV
- a CDS encoding cell wall hydrolase, with translation MSISKSWLARVSVCVAVALSPVATVPALADGKHQVAYETKATRSREATAKINPTDLQCLTEALYFEARGEGVQGQQAVAEVILNRVDHPRFPQTVCGVVNQRGQFTYNKNARIREKGTFARVQKVAMAALAGAPRTLTNGATYFHARGVKPSWSNRFERTIRIGSHTFYRSDRRLASN
- the folP gene encoding dihydropteroate synthase, with the protein product MTEYFRPIPSETGRWQLAGGWVRFSQFELLRRGKAPCVVDSAPEAVLAALTAPRAPLLGLSLECPRIMGIVNTTPDSFSDGGTYDGAKQARLLARQGAEILDIGGESTRPGAREVPVTEEIARITPAIAAVRGLAAISVDTRKAAVARAAIGAGAGLINDVSGFDFDPAMAGAVASAGVPVCLMHAQGIPETMQDNPTYGDVLLDVYDALAARIARAETAGIARDRIVIDPGIGFGKTQEHNLAILRRISVYHGLGCAILLGISRKRFIGSIGGAERPADRMAGTLALTLAGVAQGIQIHRVHDVAETRQGLALWRAVTTEKK
- a CDS encoding putative PEP-binding protein, with product MTALTDPGAIVEITPSAGVETARHGWRAKCLQRLIRMELPVPTSFALSAEAVRAIAGGHMPDRACLAAIIERADGLISVRPSAVNPAWGGPGTVLNVGINHERHARLVKSRGKAAADAIYLGFVQSYAIHVARLDPDMFSDSDGGLEAALRAYEDETDEEFPQDPARQLAEVLRSMARAWDGPTARLLRQAKGAPAIAPLGLVVQDMALAIGPGVTGSGTIQFTDSVTGAPRITGRFRGQTQGRSKGEGAETLYLTRDPRGPSLEEAAPEVFADLVRFGVAARERLREEMQIEFVVSDSRLSIIDAVRLQRSSRASVRIAVTLVRDGIISPEEAVMRVEPRALSDLLHHQVDPRAPRDVIARGINASPGAATGRIVFTAAAAQAAQARGDRCVLVRRETVPEDIRGMHAAVAVLTERGGMTSHAAVIARGIGLPCIVGASDISIDARARTLLVGRRMFHEGEEITIDGTSGEVLAGAAEMLEPALDDSFTQLLEWADAHCRISVRANADTPEDARTARMFNAQGIGLCRTEHMFFNDQRLPAMREMIFAGSPEDRRLSLERLLPMQRSDFAALFEIMAGLPVTIRLFDPPLHEFLPHDREGMRELAESLDLPLSDVTRRVEALSEFNPMLGMRGVRLGITVPEIYDMQARAIFEATIEASHNGDPVVPEIMIPLVSARREVELVKTRIDAVAAAVRNETRKDFTYRLGVMVETPRAALRAGDIAEHSAFLSFGTNDLTQMTYGLSRDDAGRFMGIYVSQGVYAEDPFHILDRDGVGELVAIGTERARSHKPDITISVCGEHGGNPESIAFCLRAGVNYVSCSPFRVPIARLAAAQESILMAREEAELPATSAHGVRGFGPESAR
- a CDS encoding DUF6446 family protein, coding for MSSGKIVVSMLVLVAFLTGFAVWYLQVYGFYEEMDEIQGAQQVVVTDAQGVVHPVTIGQFRAIDATSSPIRYRACFMLDPAQVADAAPYPDATPLNGPGWFKCYSAKALTADLESGAARAVLGQSEIRPDVDLVIAVYPDGRAFGWHQYNDKTPERGVMD
- the glmM gene encoding phosphoglucosamine mutase, encoding MSRKLFGTDGVRGRANTYPMTAEMALRLGAAAGRYFRRKGEDHHRVVIGKDTRLSGYMLENALTAGLTSTGMNVLLLGPVPTPAVGYLTRSMRADVGIMISASHNPAHDNGIKFFGPDGFKLSDEAEAEIEAIVEGEIIPSQPNNIGRAKRIDDGRGRYVEYAKTTFPSGKRLDGLKVVVDCANGAAYRAAPDVLWELGAEVIPLGVSPNGYNINDGLGSTHPEACAQAVLEHGADMGISLDGDADRVMIVDEMGQVADGDQIMALLADRWATQGRLRGGALVATVMSNLGLERFLQGRGLRLERTAVGDRYVVERMRGAGFNLGGEQSGHIVMTDYATTGDGLIASLQFLAAMSDSGKRASELVAQFEPVPQLLKNVRYAVGADPLSKDSVQAEIARAEARLDGCGRVLIRKSGTEPLIRVMAEAEDETVLREVVDNIVAAVEKAA